A window of the Helianthus annuus cultivar XRQ/B chromosome 4, HanXRQr2.0-SUNRISE, whole genome shotgun sequence genome harbors these coding sequences:
- the LOC110887614 gene encoding uncharacterized protein LOC110887614 has translation MEDGPWTIRNVPVILNEWSPNVTMEKQDIKTVPVWIKMHDIPLTAFTEDGLSLLASKIGNPKMLDSYTATMCAESWGRSSFARALVEIHADKELKKSITVAIPSLDGNSHAKVEVKIDYDWEPMRCSSCCVFGHNDNSCAKNAIQTKNDVTSKHNDDFQEPALKTKRINNQGVNVKNQKPKFTNRPVVKAKSKSGSTDSNQNRVQTSNSFDILNNDGGLADEETSGRADSGGMLKSKGKSHKTDEVVSDDTDVDNLLADIPKYIDNKVDNNSEGASTPGSTGAHG, from the coding sequence ATGGAAGATGGGCCGTGGACTATCAGGAATGTTCCTGTCATTCTAAATGAGTGGTCTCCTAATGTGACGATGGAGAAACAGGATATTAAAACGGTACCGGTTTGGATAAAAATGCATGACATACCATTGACTGCCTTCACAGAGGATGGATTGAGCTTGTTGGCATCGAAGATAGGTAACCCGAAGATGCTGGATTCATACACAGCGACTATGTGTGCTGAATCTTGGGGTAGGAGCAGCTTTGCAAGGGCTCTGGTAGAAATCCATGCGGATAAAGAATTGAAGAAAAGTATTACTGTTGCCATACCATCCTTGGATGGGAATAGCCATGCAAAAGTTGAGGTAAAAATTGATTATGACTGGGAACCGATGAGATGCTCTTCGTGCTGTGTGTTTGGCCATAATGATAATTCATGTGCGAAGAATGCTATTCAAACTAAGAATGATGTTACCAGTAAACACAATGATGACTTTCAGGAACCGGCTTTGAAAACTAAAAGAATTAATAATCAGGGTGTGAATGTGAAGAACCAGAAGCCCAAATTTACTAACCGTCCGGTGGTAAAGGCCAAGTCCAAATCGGGGAGTACGGATTCAAACCAGAATCGAGTTCAAACATCAAATTCCTTTGACATTTTAAATAATGATGGTGGTCTTGCGGATGAGGAAACTAGTGGGAGAGCCGATTCAGGAGGTATGTTGAAATCCAAAGGAAAGAGCCATAAGACGGATGAAGTGGTATCCGATGATACTGATGTTGACAATTTATTAGCTGATATTCCGAAGTATATAGACAACAAGGTTGATAACAATTCTGAGGGTGCAAGCACACCTGGTTCAACGGGTGCCCATGGGTAG